The Nicotiana tomentosiformis chromosome 9, ASM39032v3, whole genome shotgun sequence genome contains the following window.
GTTCTTGATAAATCTTAGGATTTCAAGATGGATAGAAGAGAAGCAAAGGACTTCAACTGAGATTGAGCTGCAATATGTCATATTGGATATGAGTGGTAAGTgttaatttgattttttttttatagttaatGTTTTACCACTGACATTAATCTTCTTAAATGCAGCTGTCGGAAACATTGATACAAGTGGAATTAGTATGCTTGAGGAAGTGAAGAGAAATGCAGATAGACGATGCCTAAAGGTacaaatatttataattttccaGCAAATTAGTAGTAGTGATGAAGAGTACTAATTATATTGTTCAATTTGTAGCTTGTATTGGCAAACCCTGGAGGGGAGGTGATGAAGAAGCTAGATAAGTCAAATTTCATCGACAAAATTGGGAAGGAATGGATCTATGTAACAGTTGGGGAGGCTGTTAATGCATGCAATTATATTCTTCACACTTGCAAGTTTCAATCCGAGAGAATTGAATCTTCAACAATCCCAGACGATAACGTATGATCATAACACAGATCAATGATCCAACTAAAATAATCAAAATGTATTAGTATTCCTTTTCTCTCTACAGTTTCACCAAGTGAAACATCTTAGAGCTAGTTTCTTACCCTTTTACAATTTTGTCAAATTCATATCTGTGCTAAGGTATTGAAAATTGCTATAATGTTTCACCTCTACTATTTTATTCTCTtctccaacagaaaaattgctcATCTTCAGATAAAGTAATTGCGCAAGTTCTTGCAACTccacaaaaataataaaaggtCTAAAATCAATGACTTTGGTAATTGCACATTTCAAGTCCTATGCATCACTTTTACGAACCAAAAAAAAATGATGCAATTATATAATAAATGCATTGAAACTCAGCTTAAATCGGGCTTTAGTCGGAACTAGAAAACTTTCAGCTTTTTCTTTACCAAATAGATGATCTATTCGGGCTTTAGTCGGAACTAGAAAACTTTCAGCTTTTTCTTTACCAAATAGATGATCTATTCTCTATCAATTTGGACGTCGATCCCTGAAATTCTTCGAACAAATGTGCTCATCTAGAAAATACATTAAAGTATCACAagttataatttttaatatttaaaagtaaTTTCAAAATGTATGCAAGATTATAATCAAAGAAAAAAGTAATCCAACTGAAACAGGAGTACTAGTATTTTAACCAGTCAAAAAGACACATACCGTTTAAGAAATTTGCCAGTATAGAAATGTATAGTTTTCTGAAAAACATTTCTACAAGGACATAGAAATGCTATCTGGAACTGTCGATGTAATGTTGTTTAGCAGAAGAGGAACCCTAGAAGCAGAATGAACTATACAATTCTATAGTGTAGGGTTGTGTAAAATGAAGCCGGTACACTAATCTTCCGTTATGCAATTCAAGGAAAAGCCGAACCACATTGGGGAGATTGCTGGAACACCTCTAAAGATTTAACCCTCATCAAGTACTTATTCCCGACGCCTTGCAACACCCccctcaaaaaaaaaagaaaaaaaaacaaaacccACCACCAAACTCCaaacaataaaagaaattaaaaatagCTACCAATAAGCCTAAAAATAATTCCAGTTAAAGAGTCCTACAAGAGGAAAAAGGAAATATACAAAGCTGAGAGGAAGTTCAAAAGTGGCAGGATAACAGTAATGAACATTGTGAGAAACCAAGATAAGGTAACACCACCAACATTACTTCTAGCCAGGCAAATATACAAGAGTCATTTCGAAAACGGTTGGAAAAATTACTTTAAGAGTATTAACCAAAACTCACTGCTGCACAAAACAGCCAAACAATGTGAAAGTGAAATGAGAATAAACGAAGCATGCAACACTAGGAAATTCTAATCTACTATAAGAAATCTTCAAAAATAACTGATATCTTGACAGCTGATAAAACCCTCACCAATTTAAGGATAAGCAGGAACTCCGGAGCACTCTGACAGCATGCCCGTATTGCCCCCGTCCAAGGAGAATATAGACCCCAATGCAAGGAAACTTAAAATCAGGTGCTTGCTTCACTTCATCGATAATAAGCTCATTTTCTCCCATGTAAGATTCCCCAAAAAGCTGACCCAAGATGTGGAACTGCAATAGCCGCGACTATACTTGCTTGAATATACGAGGAAGAAGTTCATGTGCGCTAATATCCAAAGGCACTGGATCCCTGAAGATGATTGAAGATTGAGTTTAGGAGCTAACTCAAGGTTATATGCCTCAACTTGAAAAAATACATTCCATAGAATAACAAACATATGCACATACTTAAAACTATATATAAGAAGCTCTATTTGCTtgactaacaacaacaacaacaacaacccagtataatcccactagtggggtctgggaagggtagtgtgtacgcagaccttaaccctaccccggggtagagaggttgtttccgatagaccctcgactccctccctccaagagctccccaccttgctcttggggtgactcgaactcacaacctcttggttggaagtggaggatgctcaccactagagcaactcacaaCCTCTTTGCTTGACTAGCATGATTATCCAAAAAGATCTCATTATTCAAATAGATATCAATTTATAAATTAACTAAAAGAAGTTGCTAAACTTTTACGCATTTTTCCAAGTTTTGCTTAATCCTAGGATACTAGGAAAAGTTTAGATGGATGGCTGCCCAAGTCATGAAAGATGAGAGTTATCCTGAAATGTTCACAGCTTCACAGGCTGGAATTCCAGAAATGCACATTCAGTTGAATTGCTATTTTGTTGTCTCAATAAATATCACATCTCAAGAGGTCCATACTTGATGTACAAGACTGTATGACTTGTAAGCTATTACCCTTTTTAGCACTTGATAAGTTGGTGCTTACTTATATATGCTATGAAAAGAATAATCGTGTTTGTTATGTATTTTATTAAAGATAGAATGAGGTGACATCCACTTTTTATGTATGTGTCTTGTGCTTTGGCTAAGAGAAAGGGAAACATACCTGCATAAGATTTTTCCTTTCTCAGTGGAGCTAGGGATAAACCACAACTTCCGTACTAAAGGTGATTCAAATTGGACAAAAAATCCATCATTTTGTCCATGCTTCCATTTCCTCGATCCTTGACCTTTCCAGACCTGTAAGATCACACATTGAAATCATGATTCATGAAAGAACAGATCAATTGCAATAACTGCTGATAAAAACAATACTACAAGATTTCAATGTTGCCTCTGGTTCGCATCAGACACTAACTTGAAACTAAATCATCATCTGTCAGGATCACCTTTAACTCACTCTCCAAGAGATACAAGTCAACTTCATTCTGTTTTCAAATTCCTTTGGCCAGTGTTTGTCTGAACCAGACTAAAGATGCTAATAGAACAAAGCACAAATTAAAGGCGAAGCTACGAAGGTCAGTAGTCAGTACATTTGTGTTTGAAATTCAAGCTTTCTGCTCTAGGTTTTAAGTAGTAGAATGGAAGCATAGAACCAACATCCAATATTCATCAATAATCTTTGAGATTCACGAAAGCATAGAGCAAACCCAAAGCAGTTGACACAATTACAGTCACTAACAGATTTTTTTTTGACCTGACAAGGCTTCTAACAGAACTTATACGCAGAACTAGGATGCTTCTTGTAATATCAATTATTGGTTAATTTGAACAAGCTTATAACCAATTTATGCCTTTCAGTGTGTGAATCCATAAGAAAAGCCATTTTTAAGAGGGTTATCTGTGTTCTTACAAGCAATTGCCTCTTTCGAGAGAGCATTCAGTGATTGAATTTACCTGTGGGTAAGATATGATACTTTTCGGTGTCACTAAACATGAAGCTTGAGAGAAAGAATCTTCAACATACTGTCGAAGAAATGGAAAACAACTGCTGTGCATATGGGGTGACTCAAAAGCCTAGCACATGATATAAAAAGTACACAATTAGATAGTATAAACTCTATTCCAACTGCAACTGACAATGTAACCTACAACTGACAAATTGAATTCAGAAATATCAGAGGAAGGCCGaaattgttggaaaaatatcCATGAGGAGAACTTTTCAATTAGTAAGAATATGAAGTACCTTGTCTATATTAACAGCTGGGGCATACTTCTCCGTGTCGGTCTTCTCCTTGTTCAGAAGGAAATAAACTCTAGGATCCACATTTGAAGTTTCATGCCATGACTTAACAGCATTCTCTACTGTTTCAACAAGAAAAGAGAAAATCTCTTTACTGCCGTCTTCAGCTCCATATTTCTCAGACTGCAAAAAGTAGCATCAAACTTAGTACATCTCATGCGGAAACTTCGTGAGAAAAACATTTTCCAGAATTCGATTTAGGGCTATATCACACAGCTGCTGATGCAACAAGTTCCTTACCTGCATGAGGAGAATAGATTTTACGTCAACGCTTGCATGAACAAAAAATACCATATGACCAAAACCATAGTTAAAAAGTGCATCAGCAATCATAGAATGGAAAATACATCAGAGCTCCAATAAACATTCTGAAACAGATATATGTCTCTAGAAATAGATGCAGAAGACCACTAACCAGTTCAGGTTTCAACATATCAAAATATTTTGCCATGTCAACATTGGATCTCATGTTCTCCAGTTCTTCAGCTCGCTTCTTATCTTTTGCCAACTGCGCAAGTGTCTTTATCTTCTTGGATACTTCCAAACTTTGTGGATTGTATTTTGATGCCATCTGGAAAGCAGCTAAGGCCTACATCAAGATAATAAACATCAACACTGGAACATGAAAAAGTTTTCCGATTAAGAGGAAAAATTTTATACATACATCATCATAGCGTTCCATAGCCTCTAGTATACATCCTTTCCTGAAATAACCCTACAAATGCAATCAAGTCATTTTATTACGAGAATAACTTCGCTAGATAACAAGTTCACATTGTTTCCTGCTCGTGGTGTATGATCTTTTTTTCTTATGACAGGGTGTTCGTGAAAGATTCCAAATTCTGGAAGTATACCTTTTCCCACTCTGGTTTCAGACTGATCGTCATTTCGGCATCAGCAAGTGCTTTGCTAAGTTTAACCAGATGCAAAAATGCTGCAGCACGATTGCTATACATAGTTGAATTAAGTGAAAAACATATCAGGAACAAGAGTCAGTTTCACAAAGTCAATAGAATTAGAAAGCAAATTCTGACCACAATAAACAATCACAAAGACCCATTAAAATTAAGTCATCCAATGAAAAAGTTATAGATAGAATTATGATTTTTACTTAGGGCTTGTTTGGTTGGAGTCATTGGAAAAATAATTACAACATAAAATCCCGCATAAAATTATACCATGTTTGATTATAGGGGATTAGAAAAAATAATCCTTGCATAATGTATGCAGTGTTTGGTTTGTCGTATAAGAAAAACTAATGTCTACATAGTTTTATGTAGTGTTTGGTTGACGATATTAATTATAATACTTGCATTAAGTTATACCGGAATCTATATCATATTTTATGTGGGATAAAATGTGAAATAAGCATACATGTATTAACAATACAGGGATTAAACACTTAGAGAAAAAATGTCCTTAATATAAGCAATTCTTGTATGACAATCCTTTCAGTATTCTTCATCGTAAAACAATTAATCCCTTCATTATTAATCACCTTATAGCAAATCCCTTCATTATCAATCACCTCATAAACAATCTGCGCATTATAATTCTCGCACAACTAGCATGTGAATCAAACGATCCCTTAATAGCAATTACAAACCTTCCACTTGGTAgcattttattaattaaatatcaGTAGAGGTATGTTTGAGGGGGAAAATATTATGCTCATACAAAATTCTTACTT
Protein-coding sequences here:
- the LOC104112583 gene encoding uncharacterized protein is translated as MGESEAKAETTLKEKGNEFFKAGNYLKAAALYTQAIKKDPSNTTLYSNRAAAFLHLVKLSKALADAEMTISLKPEWEKGYFRKGCILEAMERYDDALAAFQMASKYNPQSLEVSKKIKTLAQLAKDKKRAEELENMRSNVDMAKYFDMLKPELSEKYGAEDGSKEIFSFLVETVENAVKSWHETSNVDPRVYFLLNKEKTDTEKYAPAVNIDKAFESPHMHSSCFPFLRQYVEDSFSQASCLVTPKSIISYPQVWKGQGSRKWKHGQNDGFFVQFESPLVRKLWFIPSSTEKGKILCRDPVPLDISAHELLPRIFKQV